A window of Fusobacterium sp. FSA-380-WT-3A genomic DNA:
TTCAATAATATTATTATCACTACATTTTATAATTACAACATCTGAATTTGTGCTTATTACTGCTCCATTTCCTTTTAAAACTTGATATTTATTTAAAAATAATGTTGAATTTATAATATAATTTTTTCTTGATAGATTAACTGTAACTTTTGTATTAAATGCCTTTTTAAAAGCTTCTGTATCATCTGTTACTCCATCACCTTTAGCTCCAAACCAACTAATTTTTACCTCTCCATCACAAATAATATTTCCATAAAGTCCATTATCTAGTTTTATTCCACTTCCATTATCTGTATCAGATATTATTCTTTTATGCTCTGCTCCATCATAATTTGAATAATATCCTAAAACTTTAACAATATCCCCTTTGGAAAGATTTAATTTCTTTAATTCTACAACAGTATTTACTTCTAATTGCATTTTATCATCTCTTTTCATTAGATTTTTTCTTTATAAATAATATAATAACAAATTCAAAAATATAGTACAATAAAAATTTATAAAAAAAGGAACTATTAAATTAACTTTAATAGCTCCTAAAATTATTATCTTAAAACTTCCTTTAAATGTATTAATTTTCTTTAATCCAATTCAATAACTTTAAAAATAATTTTCATATTTTTATTATATATTTTTCTTCATTTAATAATTAAATATTATTTCTTATATGAAATTTTAGAAATAACAATTCCTACTAAAACAATCAATATTCCTATCCCTTTAATAAAACTTATTTTTTCATTTAATAAACATACACCTATTAAAGCAGCTGAAGGAATTTCTAAAAGAGAAATTATACTAGCTGTGCTTGGTGGTATAAATTTCATTGATAATGAATAAAGTAAATATGGAATTAAAGTTGGTATTAATGCATAAAAAATACAACTTTTAAAAATTTCAACATTTGTAAAAATTTTTATGAATAAATTTTTCTCTATAAAAAAAGATAAAAAAATTGTTGCTACTCCAAAAGTTAAAGTTGTTGCTACTACAGGGTCTAAAGTTTCTATAATTTTTTTATTAAAAATAGGAAATAATCCATAACTTAATCCTGATAAAATTCCATAAACTATCCCAATATAATCAAATTTTAAAGTTTCTAAATTTCCCTCTGTAACTAATATAAAAGTTCCTGAAAAAGCAATTATTAATGACATAATTTTAGTTATTCCTAATTTTTCTTTAAAAAAAATCTTACTTAATAAAATTGTAAATAAAGGTCCTGTAGCTAATAACATTATCCCTGTTATCGTTCCTACTCTAATAACTGAATTAGCATATAGAATATTTAATAATCCTTGAGACATAACTCCAGATAAGATAATCTCTAAAATTACTCCTTTATTGAAATACTTAGGTTTTAATTTATCTTTTTTAGTAAAAAAAATATATATTATTCCTAATACAAAAGCAAAACTCATTCTTATAAAGGCTATTTCAGAAGAATTTAACTTAAAATTACTTAAAATTAATGTTCCTAATCCCAAAGTTCCCCAAATAATTCCTGCTGTTATTGCTAATAAATATCCTTTATTATTCATTCCTCTCTCCTTATTTTTAAATATTAGAACTATTGGCTTTTTATATATAATTGACAATTTTTCTTTTAGTTTTGTTATTTTTTATTATTTATTTAAAAACCACTCTAAAAAGAGTGGTTTTATATTTTAATTAAAATTATCAATTTTTCTTTATAATAATTGTACTATACATTTTCTAATTTATTAAAAGTTTCTCTATCTAATTCTCCTTCCATTGAAGCTATACATACAGCTGCAACTAAATCTCCTGAAGAGTTTGTAGCAGTGTGAGCTTGGTCTATAATTCTATATATTCCTGCTACTAAAGCAGTAGCTTCTAATGGTAGTCCCATTTGAGTAAGAAGAGTAATAGAAATAACTAAACCTATTTGAGGAGTTGCAGCACATCCTACACTTAAAAAAGTTGCCTGAATAACTAAAAGTATTTGTTGTTGTATTGATAAATCAATACCATATAATTGACTAGCAAAAAGAACTATTATTCCAAAATAAATACATGTTCCATTCATATTTGCAGTTGCACCTAATGGTAATACAAAGTTAGATACTTCTTTAGAAATTCCTAACTTAGGAGCCACTTCCATTGAAACTGGTAAAGCAGCTGATGATGTACAAGTACTAAATGCTATAATCCAAGGTTGAATAGCCCTTTTCCAAAATAAAATAGGATTAACTTTTCCAATAAAAGTTAATAAAATACTATATACAACAACAGTTACAATTGCACTTGCTAAGTAATCTGTTAAAATAAATTTTAAAACTGGTCCAAATATAGCAGTTCCATATTTTGCCATAGCTACAGACATTAATCCAAAAACTCCATAAGGAATTATAGAAATAATCAATCCTATAATATTAAACATTGCTTCTGCTAAATTATTTATAATAGATGCTAAAGGTTTTCCTTTTTCTCCCATAATAATAATTGCAAATCCCAATAATAAAGAAAAAACTATAATAGGCATCATGTCTCCTGATGCTAAAGATTGAAATGGATTATTTGGAAGTAAATCTAATATAGTTTTATAAATTCCTGGAAGTTCTTTTACTTCAACACTATTAGCAGCTGTTCCTAATGTAACTCCTTTTCCTGGTTGAATAATATTAGCTAAAATAAGACCAATAGTTGCTGCTAATCCAGAAGTTCCTAAGAAGAATACAACAGTTTTTAACCCAACACTACGAAGTCTTCTTATATCTCCTAAAGATAAAGCAGCATCAGTAACAGAGAAAAATACTAAAGGAACTATTA
This region includes:
- a CDS encoding DMT family transporter, whose amino-acid sequence is MNNKGYLLAITAGIIWGTLGLGTLILSNFKLNSSEIAFIRMSFAFVLGIIYIFFTKKDKLKPKYFNKGVILEIILSGVMSQGLLNILYANSVIRVGTITGIMLLATGPLFTILLSKIFFKEKLGITKIMSLIIAFSGTFILVTEGNLETLKFDYIGIVYGILSGLSYGLFPIFNKKIIETLDPVVATTLTFGVATIFLSFFIEKNLFIKIFTNVEIFKSCIFYALIPTLIPYLLYSLSMKFIPPSTASIISLLEIPSAALIGVCLLNEKISFIKGIGILIVLVGIVISKISYKK
- a CDS encoding dicarboxylate/amino acid:cation symporter; this translates as MKDSKKIPLHIKIFIALFLGIGTGYILNFMGGVDNPMINDHILPFLQFLGDFFIKAIKMVIVPLVFFSVTDAALSLGDIRRLRSVGLKTVVFFLGTSGLAATIGLILANIIQPGKGVTLGTAANSVEVKELPGIYKTILDLLPNNPFQSLASGDMMPIIVFSLLLGFAIIIMGEKGKPLASIINNLAEAMFNIIGLIISIIPYGVFGLMSVAMAKYGTAIFGPVLKFILTDYLASAIVTVVVYSILLTFIGKVNPILFWKRAIQPWIIAFSTCTSSAALPVSMEVAPKLGISKEVSNFVLPLGATANMNGTCIYFGIIVLFASQLYGIDLSIQQQILLVIQATFLSVGCAATPQIGLVISITLLTQMGLPLEATALVAGIYRIIDQAHTATNSSGDLVAAVCIASMEGELDRETFNKLENV